AGTTTGTACAGAGAGAAGGAAACTTCTGGCTCACCTTGCTCCAGCCTCCCTGTATGTGTGTTGAGAGATTCAGTGTTGCGTCTCTGAATCTCTGGTAGTCCAGAggcctgaaacacaaacagggagCATCActggtattaaaaaaaagtttgttcaGGAAATATTAAAACTACAGAATATTACAGGtagaaaaaatgtgttgttgtcgTCCAGAGCTCATTTTCTGCCTTCGTGGAGTCAGGTGAAAGTTGATGACTTCTGAGTCTACACCCTCTTCCTGCTTCAGATTCACACACCTGAGTTTTATTTATGGTTAGATAGCTTGGTGTCATTTTCATTCACAGTGTGCAGCCTCAATCCAAGGAATATAAAGACAAGTGTGGCTCTAGGACAGTGCAAATAGCAGAAATATTCGGTTCAAGATTATGAGCCCTGTGCAACCATTCTTTTTGTTTCCCAACAACTCTGGGATTTCTTAAGTTGTCAAGTGAATAAGTAtgagtgtctctctgtgtgtttaaagtaTGTATTAATGAAagacatgaagagaaaacagaaaacttgGGATTGTGTGGAAGACGAAGGGCGAATGAAATGatttgatgacacacacacacaacatgtgtgtgactgttacTGCCAATCCATATTAGTTTATATCTTTATGCCATTTTGTCATTGTTTACACTATTTAAACTGGACGGCATCACTGCTGAAGTTCAAAAGTTCACAGGGGAGAAAATGAACTTCAGCAGCAGTGTATCAACATTGACTTTGTCTCCTTTGAGACTGTGACACACATTTCCCTCACACTGTAGGTGTATTGTACGAACAGCGTTTTGAGGATAGTGTGGTTGCTGCACCAACAACGACAATGATGCTTTTGTGTAGAATGTATGTAACATTAATAAAGAGTTAATGGAATAGAGGCGCAACAATTCCACAGCAGAGATAACTGATGATCATCAGCCCTGAAAACTACAACACATTGAATTAATCTTTTTCTCAAACATGGTCACAGCTCTGCACAACTGACCCTGTGAGGAGCGAATGCACTGCGGCTGCCAGGGACGTGTCGAGCTCTCTGACCACCCGGTTTCCCATCACAGCGAGGCAGTCTTCAATGAAGCTCTCCGGGTTGGTTGGACTAAAGACTGGTGACGAGCGGCGGTCGAAGCCTGTGGTGGAAAAGGCTGCAGTCACACAGACCACAGGACAGAATGAGATCTCACACAGGTGGTACACTTAAATTAGAAAAATGACAGAAGGCAATCACAGTGGGAAAATAAATCTTATCAAATGTTATTGATGCAGTGTATGCATGTTGGTTTAAATGTCTATTGCCTTAAAAGGAAtaaattcataaaaatgttCTAATTAGTGTataatcacctgaaactaaGGACTGTTGTGTTATCATTAGCTTAGAACGAACACTTCTAAGTCCACCATGTTGCACTGCCATGTTGCCACGGACAAACCAAGTACTAGCTCTCTggtgttttgggtttttttgttatCTGAAGGCCACTGAATGTTTTTCCTACACATTTAGAAAGTTGCAAAAATTGACATCACTAAGTCCCACACACTGATCCCTGAATACTTCATAAACTctaatgcacatgcacacagacttGTGATGCCAATATATTTTTCAGACAGCACACCAAGAGCTTGAAAGACCCTATAAGGCTTCTCCAAACTGTGGAGTTGCATGAATGAGTGTTTTGCTTTGGCAACACCTCCTGTGAAGATTGAAGATTCCAATTGTCAGGAAGAAAATAAGTTCTCTACTGAATTGATGCTTACAGTGATTCAGAAAGTTTACCTCTTCCTGCACATAAGCTACGAGGGTTGTCTGACATAACGCTCCCTCATGCTACATAACCAAGCTTATGTAAAGAAACCAAAGTACTTCTTCCACATACGTTTCATGTTACACATTGACAAACACTCTCTTCTGGAGTTCTTCGAACTCTAAAAAACTATTTACAATTATATCCTCTGAGAGTCAGTGCCCTTCATCCGCAGGCTGGGGGTGTACCAGTAACTTTCCTCTATTTGTCCCTTGttattttcttattcatttaaatattctgTGCATTTCATGTATTGTGTacctgtttgtatttatacatttgatcacaaaaaataaaatgtctaaaCAATATAAAAGACTTGAGAGCAGAATATTAGTTGCATTTTGGACTTGTAAACATTTATCTGAGaacaaccagtgtgtgtgtgtgtgtgtgtgtgtgtgtgtgtgtgtgtgtgttttgtacatACAAGCAGCCATTTCATCTTCCAGTTGCCTCAGCTCTTCCTCTATCCGTTCTTTTATCAGTCTcgtcctctccctctcattctgGGCGTCTTCTAGAAGATAAAAGCATGTGACACATGAAatcactgtctgtctccctgctcGCGTGTGTCTcactcacgcacgcacgctGACTCTTCACAAATACTTCACAGTGCTCTACAAAATATTACACAAATCCCCTAAAGGAAAACATTATACACGTGGATACAAGACAGCAGTGCACAGTTTATGCTGAACCGTgagctcacattcacacaaaacacGTTGTGAATGATGCCATTCATTACAGACAGACGCAGCAGTCTTCTGATAAGAAGGCTGACACACAGTTTCCATGAATGGATGAGACATGGGCGAAGAAGTAACCCATTAATTATTGGTGTGATAGAAAGGGGCAGATTTAGGGTATTCACGTCATGATGGAATAACCGGAAAACATTAATCTTAATGATgtcatcaataaatcaaataatataatattacaaTCAGCTCTAAACAGTAGCTTTTAACGCAAACTTGTCAAATGTTGCTTTTGTCACTTGCAAACTGTTGGTCCAACCCTCACAGATGTCTCACACCAAACCTTTCAGCCAGTACAGactgatggatgatgatgattcaccTGATCCCTTGTGTTTACTCTTCAACATTGTGCAGATATTGGAGATGTCGAAGTCTTTTTTAAACGTCATAAAGACTTAAATACAACACATTGTGTTTACAGCGTCAGTGTACTGGTTTGAGAAGAGATAGATTGACCTGGGATTTGTAAAATTACAAGTATCATTGAAAAATAACACTATTTAATTTCCCACTTGTTAAATCAAACAGGAAGGAAGCGACCCCtgccccactctctctccctctctctgtctgtagcCCTGCAGCTCAAACATGAACACCCCGAGGACCAGTGTTGTCTTTTCCTGGGTTTGGTGCTGTTTCAGCATTCAGCCAGACAACAAGCCGGCCAGCTAGTTTGCTTTGGTCCATTGGCATGAGTAATCCTGTGGTGATTGCACATGACAGGCTGTCAGAAATTGGACCGGGTCATGCGGAAAAAGGGGATCAGCCACTTATCTGCCCTTCTCCGCCCATTCTGAGCATgaacacaacaagaaaaaagagaCAGGAAATATAAAGAACTTCCCTgtctcccttctttttttttttttcaaacaatctttacttctgtttttcttccagaGAGATCGGCTCATATCCTGTGACAGAAGGAATGACAGCTCGGCTGGAATATATCTCTCCCTGTTCTCAATCAGATTTACTTCTTTTCATGGCTTCACTGCACAGAGAAGTCATGACATGCTGGTGGCAAGTGTGAGATGTAGTTTCACACATTGTTTTCGCTGACAGCACATAACATACTGAATCTTAACAGAATtacaaatgtgacaaaacctGTTCAAAAGACACTGTGACAATGTGTTGATTTCTTTATATTCCAGGCACATAGGGAACAAGAGGAAAACCCTGACTTGCTACAGCCTGAGGTCATGTCACAAGGCTGCTATAAAAGCCTCTGTGAAGACACGCCAGTCTTCTGTTAGTCTGGACACCATATTGGAATGATTGTGGCTGAGCTCAGTGGTAAGCTCACTACTATTTGTTCACGAGCACATGTTTCAATAGGCACCTCAGTCTCTGGGTGTGTTTCCAAGCCAATGTCAGAGAGGGTTAAAGGTAACGGGTTAACAGGTGGAAACCTGACTACACACCCTGAATAATTGTGTTTGCATCACATATGTGCTGTGTCAGTGCAGAAGAATAATGGTTGCCCTTATTACCTCTTTCAAGCAGGTAatgttattttctgtgtgtgtgtgtgtgtgtgtgtgtctgtgtttgtttgtcttagTATGCAGGATTACAccaaaactacagaacagattaCCACGAAACCTTGTGGAAGTGTCTgaaggaataattcatggatcttgaagaaaaaaatgctATTTTTcatgggactgatatttatgagtgtgttcaTTTTGCTCattcaataaaaatatagatttaGTGAAtcactgttgggccttggcggaggtatttGCTCTTCTAGTAAAGGATATAGGTCAAACTGCACAACATGAGAAGGACAGCAAGGATTAGTGTCCCATCtatatcatttcatttcttcactTCGACATTAGATTGAAGCAAATCAGATTCAACCAAATTACAATAAACCACAGATTTAAAGTCCCTCCTCTCACCTTGAGCTGGGGATAGTGTGTGTGATCTACCAACAGGCAGCATTCCCAGGTAGGTGAGCACGATGTACTTGGTTTCATAGTGGAAACCCGCAGGCACAGCGGAGTCAATGGAGGCAGAAATGGTTGAGCCCGAGGTAGCCATTGGACAGACGGTGTATGTTAGACTCTCAGGCACATGAATTCTCACAGTCGATGTCGGACGTCTCACCTGCAGAGTATGAAGAAGAATGGAAAGAATTAGTGATGAATAATGACATctaatgataataaatacaataaaccaATAGGAACTCAGACTTGAGAACACTGAAGTAGAGGATCCATGTCTCTCTTTATAACTACAGGAAGTTTTGTATTAACTATTAAGCTTAAACACACCACAGCCATGAAAACTCCTACAAATTCAAAGTTCTTTGCTGTTTTCTGGAGGTAAAACTTAACAAGAACTTTATTATCTTACGTAGTTGTCCTCTAGAGATGAGGTCATCAAGCAGACCTCAAGTTACAGTAGTGACAAGTTTAtctaacttaaaaaaaacttccGGCTCGGtctatcaaaataaaacctcttaCCTACTGTCAAAGTTCATTTTTAAAACCCAAAGAATATCACGATGAGAATAAGAgcaaatagagaaaacacacGAAATCCTTATATTTCTTTTCAAAGCTGCAGCACACCTCAAACAGTGCATGACAGCAAAttttaacaataacaataatttaatgaaatacacacacagctcgTTAGCTAACTACTTTTAACATCCTCTATAGAATCTAAATAAAGGCAGGCTGCAGTGAGAAGGTGCGTTCAGGTGGTGGAGGGAGGAGTGTCCGCTCCACATGCAGGCTACAGCTAGCTTAACATGCGTGTTTCACTTCTAACTACTTTATTTCCTGCGGAGCTCGTTCCCGGTGGGGTTTACTCACCGTCCCCGTCTGGAGTGGACCCACGACAGCTGGAGGGGGACACGTACAACACGGTGGCTGTGgcggacacacactcacactctcacactcacacacacacacacagagagagagggacacacaccgCGGGGCAGGCTGCAGCTGTGGTACACGGTGTGCTTTACATGCTATACAAGCTAGCGAGGAGCACACCACAACACGCTTCCTGCCAGGACCGTCAGAATAAAACCCGTGAAGGTCGCGACAGGAAGTAAGGTCGTTACTTTAGCGATATTGTTTGAAAGTGGTTCTGATGACAAGaaaaatatgatatttatattttaactttGAAGGGAAGGTGTTTCACCATCATGTGTTAAGGTTTCCACTTGCAACCACAAAGATTTGCCTCCAACAATCACTTGCACAGTTTAAGTAACTCGCCAACACGCTTTCCTAAAGCACACGTGCGATTTCAATTATTTGTGCTAATGACTTGGTAAAACCTGCTTCTTCAAAAAATGAAGTTCCCTCCCTAAACCTGCTCACCAGGATTTAATGGTacctattatttttttttcagattagtTCTAGTTAAatgattttgtgtcttttttacgtttgtgtttgtcttgacATCTTGGGACCATATTGGAAATAagtgttttttcactttaacatgtTACCCTGTGGAAGTTATTGTCTTAGTAAAAATCAATCAAGCAATTAATCAtacactgaatataaagatggaggacaactacttaaaaaaatgaagccaaatcacctggatcgccccctagtggctggctgtgACATAGGTTTTAGGAGTCTTAATCGCCCCATATGTTTGagttatttaataataatgtcacTGGTATTCTGCTTGTTGTTATATTGCCTCATCTCGTCCATCAAACAAACAACCGGATGTGTTGAAGTCGTGTCTTATTCTGAAAGCCTTCACAGAAAgttgtgtttcctctgacatGTGTAACTTGTGACACCAAAAGGAGCTGAAGCGAGTTCCAGCTGTTTTCTTCGAATAACTGTTCGAGTGGTGACAACTTTCACTCTTTTAACAAActccacaacacaacaacacaacaacacaacacaacagcgGACATGGCGCTGACCGACGCGGACGTACAGAAACAGGTAAAGTGAAGTTAAAATGTGAAGTTAAACCACCGGGATCCAAATGAACGGTTGTGAATGTGAGTAAACATGTCAGCTGCTAGCTAAGAAGCTAATCCCTGAATCTTCAGGCTGTTTAAAAAGTGTGGTAAAGAAACACTTCCGTTGATTGAACAGAAGTGTTTTGATTCACttcacatttaaagttaaaaccaATTACAGCTGAAGGCTACAAGTGAATGTGTCCTGACAAACTCATTAAACCACGCGAAGAAAtgctaaatatatattataaatactaaatataattatatatgtgtgtgtatatgtatgtggaTGTATGTAATTAATAGTTTGTACTTGTACGCAGACTGAACTTGTGTCTCTTGTTGCAGATCAAACACATGATGGCCTTTATTGAACAAGAGGCCAATGAGAAAGTTGAGGAAATTGATGCCAGGGTAACagaagtctgtctgtctgtctgtttgtgtctatcagtctctctgtccttctgtctgtctgtgtccatctttctacctttctgtctgtgtgtctgcctgtctgtctgtctgtctgtctctctgtccttctgtctgtctgtgtccatctttctacctttctgtctgtgtgtctgcctgtctgtctgtctgtctctctgtccttctgtctgtccggctgtgtctgtctgtctgctgtctgcctgtctgtctgtctgtctctctgtccttctgtctgtccggctgtgtctgtctgtctgctgtctgcctgtctgtctacctgccTGTCTGTCACAGTCTTTCACTGCACTGACTCCATGTGTTAACAGGCGGAGGAGGAGTTCAACATAGAGAAAGGTCGACTGGTTCAGACTCAGAGGGTGAAAATAATGGGACACTatgagaagaaggagaagcagaTTGAACAACATAAGAAAATGTGAGTCCCTGGTCATTTAGGTCATAGATCTCCACGAACACAGACAAATTAaggagagcacatacctccaccacggcccaacagtccccgtaaattcaatcaagctgcatcaagctgcacacactggtttaaatcagtTCTGTCAATATGCTAAATTTTTCTGTCAGGTTTTCTTGTATTTCCTCATTGTTTCCCTCCCTGTGCTCACCCCTAATTATAAAGATTCACTGATGGCCTCTTACCTGCTTCTTAAAATCCAGTTTAATCGGCTTGAACACAACGTGTTGTAAGAACTGTCCATCACACAGAACAGCCATGTTGCTGTCTtacatgttaatgtgtgtgcacCCAATTTACTCATTACCCTTTTCTCCCCCACTCTCACAGCCAGATGTCTAACCTGATGAACCAGGCGAGGCTGAAGGTGCTGAAGGCCCGTGACGACATGATCGGGGTTAGAGATCAGCTTTTCACGTCGCACAACATTTACAATCATGACACAGTTGTATTCGTGAGACAGCATTGTGTGCTTATGTTCACATGTCACTAGTGTGTATGTTCAGTTGGGTCTACTTCCCCAATATGATGGAACAGAATGTCTTTTAATTTATGGTCCTAAGATCATAACATTTATCTTTCACCACAGACGAGTTACTATATTTTTATCAGatttacttactttaacatgTACCTTATTTCATAAATGTGTCTAATCCCACTCtatcatttgttttatctgtgtctTCCGTCTCAGGATTTGCTGAACGAGGCTCGTCAGAGACTTGCAGAGATCGCCAAGGACCCTGCGAGGTACTGCACCCTTCTGGAGGGCCTCATACTTCAGGTAACTTCTCCCAGCTGCTGTCGCACGTCTCCGATCGAGTGGTTTGCTTCCTCagtttgtgcatttttactTTCAGGGATTCTatcagctgctggagccaaAGGTTACCATTCGCTGTCGACAGCAGGATGTAGAAATGGTTCAGGTGAGGTTGGTGTGTAATTATGGGATTTCTCAAACAGGTTGTTCCGTTGATCACAGAGAATTACCAAAGCTTCCCCGACGACAGTGTTGTGTCTTTCTGGTTTATTACATGATAGGCTGCAGTCAATAAGACCATACCGATCTACAAAGAGgcagtgaagaaaaacattgacGTCAGAATTGACCAAGACCGTTTTCTTTCATCAGAAATGTAAGATGATTTAATGTACTTCATTCATCAACCTTTACTGTTTCAACTTTTTAAAGTATATTGTCAGATTACTCTGTTTTTATTGAGACTATGATTGAAATAGGTGAAGAAAAGAAGTACCTCATCTCTGATATTTATAAGAAGTcactgctctttgttttaaCAGCTGCGGAGGAGTGGAGGCGTATAATGATAATGGGAAGATCAAGGTTTCCAACACGTTGGAGAGCAGGCTAGAACTTATGGCTCATCAGGTAGAGTAACTTTTACTAAATGTCTGAAATACAAATCATCGTTTCTGGTCTTAATGACACTCTACAACTAGTTTCTGCTGCTCGCCTGTAGAGGGCAGCACAGCCCACCGTGCGAAATATATTACATTAAGGATAGAGAGTTGAAAGTGATAAGTTtccagtggtggaggaagtactaaaagtttttgtttgagtaaaaataataatagtgaaAGCACCACATTAAATGTTCTACTTGTGTAAATCAAGCAAGTACCTGCCTTTAAATATACTTAACGTtttaaaactcaaagtactttcCAAGTGTATCCTCTTCCCTAATACTACCGTCTACTGCATCATTAACTGTGGTGACTGTATTTTTTGATTAAGAATAATACAGACTAGAATGCTGAATATGATGCTACTGAAAACAGTTGTATTGTCATATTATTTACTAAATGGCTGAGTCTCTGCAGTGGCTTCTTTTGAATCCATTTTAGGTGAAATCTAATGCATGCAAAAAATATATTGGAGTGttaagtacagatatttgctgatatgtgTAGtggaataaaagagaaaaagcacCTGAAGATAAATCTACTGAAGTAAATTCAGGTGCATGCAAAATGTATGTAAAAGTATAGttacaaagtaaatgtactttgttataTCCCACCACAGTCTGTAAGTTAATATTAAACCTTTTTATCTGTCCATAAAATACAcaagaaataaatattgaaGCATAGGTGACATTGATTCACTAATTTACTTCAATAGTTTACTCAggttttttccttccactttcTTGTGTGAGTGTTTCTTACTTGTATCCTGACGTTACCTCTGACAGATGATGCCTGAGGTCAGAGTAAACTTGTTTGGTGCCAACCCCAACCGCAAGTTCACAGATTAGCGGTGGATTTGAAGAGGGAGCAGTGTGGACACAGATGGAATATTTAAGGTGACCACAGACTATCACAGTGTTCAACAGCCTGCACATTCACCTGCCAGTCATCAGGGTCAAAGAAAAGCCAGATTTACTTAACAGGATGCTTTGCATGTCCTcatatatcttttttatttttgtactaTGGACTTTGTTATAATTCAACTTGAGCTTTTACGTTTTAATTGCCGTCTATTTTACTTACGGGTTGTCTAACGGACTGCTTGCAATGgcattgaaaatatatatttccctCCATTGTTTTGGGTTAAGTTTTGTTTCTAACTTATTAAATTGACCAAAGCGGCATGTTTATGTCACCAAAGATACACATGGGCCTTTTATCTGAACATTTTCTGTAGATTAAAGCCTTTAGTGAGGTTGATTATCTGTGTTCGCCAAACAATATTTTGAATATAGATCCTTTTAGGTAGTTtgtatcacactgatgtttgtgttcatttttgtGGTAAGTTTGATatcaattagttatttgatggtATAAAAACCAGGTAAACATGATGATTGACAATTGAGAATGACTCGATCAGGTGAGTGCGTGTATCTGCAGGACCCCAATATCTCAGCTCCACGCCACAATCACTACTTCAGAGACTGGCTCCATTTTATGTCagaagcacaagatggcagaacCTGTATCTCAGAGAGTTTCACCTTATTTTTGTACAGTCTATGTCAGGGTCGTTGCGATGGGGGAATATTTTggcttgtttgtgtgagtggagacacgtcgtccatctttatgtacagtctgtgGCGTGTAGACACAGACaggatgttttcaaatgttttgaagcacaaaaaaaatcaaagaaataaatTCACCTGACACAGAAACCAGCATGTAtgacatctttatttacagcttgTAAACAAACAGTTTACTCAGGCTATGTTCACTCTACAATGAGGAAAATGTAGTAGCCTAGGTGCACTAGCCACATCAAAATGTGTCcttcattaaaaatgtaaaaaaaagcttttagtgCCACCCAGTGGACTTAAGTAATGGCAAACAGTTGGCAAGACATGGTGCCATACTCCCTCCATGGGTCTAACAAGTACAATCGTCCTCACTAAACTGGACTCAAGtatgaaaacaatatttcaacACCACCACTTACAGGTTTGATGCTTTAGAATCTATCAGGAATGATAAGGCTTTAattgcatttatttaattaatgtgCGCACATCATTTGAAGCAacttaaatgtttttctatCTGTAACTAAGCAGTAAATACAGGCCTAGGCGTCTTACAGGTTTTATTTGAACCCCTCCAAGCTGTGAAGTAGAGCAAGTCAAGGCTACAAGACAGTGGCCCGGCAGTCTAACCTGTGGCCTTTAGGCAGGAAGTGATCTGAGTGTTAGAGTATATTGTACACTAATACAGGGATTAAAGCATTACCGTCAGATTAACAAATGACCTTAAGGACCCTGGCAGGCAGCACCTCCCAATCCAGTGAGGCAATCCAAGATTACAACTCGGACCTCACGGATGGAGTGGGAGTAATGCATAACAAGCTTGGCCAAAAGAGATCAAGCTCTTTTTTTCCAGAGAAATGCTTCGAAGTCGAAATCGAAGTCGACATCACTGGCATTTGAGGTTCAAGCCAAATACCCAGCTCAGATTCTGAGGTCAGATTTTAGGCAATCGTAGATTTTTTGTGAGATTAAAAGGGGAATTTGTCACTTACATTGGACGATGAAAACTTTGTCATCATGGCCACATGTGGTCAAATTGGTAGACATTTGATTTAGCAAACAACATGCAGCAGCTCTTTCTTGACCTTTGTGCAtccctttaaaaaacacaaaaatctcataaaaatatatattattattttccattttggcTGAGTTAATTTTCTTATGAACTTCAGTCCTGATTTTTTGCCCTTTTTAAATACAATTAGTttagaaaatgttaatgttgttaatataaaaaaaaaaaatactgtccatataacacatttgttttgatttaaaacttGCAGTTCACAACCTTAGAGGACAAAAATATCTTTCAAATAAACTcccagaaaaaaatatgaatattatttcCACTTTGGTCTTTCCAAtttagtattattataattattattcatatacTAAACCATTTGCCCTTGGTTGATAGAGAGTATATCATCATATAAACGTCTATGAAGACACCAAAGTACATCAAGTACAAAGATGCAAACATCTTCAAAGCTCAGTAGCTAATTTCAGTTAATGATTTCTCTGGATTCATTTGTGTCCTGAGTGTACACAATGTGTTATAGAtgtattattgtgtttgttGAAAGTAACCCCCAGCCCTGGCTACATGTTTGCTGTATGTATTAACAACAACATGatcaaaaaaaaaggaaagggaCAAAAATGTCCCTAAGGATGCACAACTAGAGAATAATCGCTCTCAGGTGAAAGGAAGAGCCTCAGACATATTGCAGCGAGCACGCTGGGATAAACCTGACAACTTGGGACACAGATCCTCAGATtagtcacacatacacaggacCCAGTGTTACCGACGGGACCCTGCTGACAGCATGAAAAACCCACAGAAAAGTGATTAGCGTCAATTAGCTGGTCCACATATTAGTAATTAGAGCATCTTCATATCTCAGACCAGCAGATTGATCCTCTCTGGCTCTCTGTTTGTACACCGGTCACTCGGTTATGTCATCATGCATTCACTGCAGATTCAACCAGCAAATTAGTTGAACAGAGACGACATAATTGCTAAGCACTGCTATTCCAGCAAACCCAGCATCGCCTCCCCTACTCCGAGAAAGTAAACACCCTGTGCAATGCCGAAAAGAGGAGCGATGACCAGCGCACGACACGTTGCACCCTTCAGGAATGCTGCCGGGCCCTCCCGTCTCAGGATGCGCCTGCAAACGTTCACAGAAACATTGAGTAATTGTTAACAAAGCTCTTAAGCGTGCGAATTTTGGGAAACAAAAATTCTAACTGTAGGATATAGTCGTACCTTGTGCAGTCAACAATTCCTCTGTATGTGTCCTCCCCCTCACCTTTTTCCAAGGTCTGCAGACGAGTCTTTATTACTGTGTGGGTGATTAAAAGATGGATGCATTGTCATTGCATGAAGTGAAAGATGATTTCAAGTTAAAGTAAACAGCCTCTTTGGGCACAAATATTAGTAACTAGCCAAACTGATCTAGAGCATttcattacattattacattacataaattcagctttttatttaaGGTAGTGTCATTTAATCTCttaaaaatgataaagtctgtctttaaaatgtattttcatattcCAATTATAAATGTATCATTCAAGGGAAGTTTGATTGAATGATTTATCTCGAGCACACCAAACTGAAATGAGGCATTATAACATTGAGCACATGCTGCCTGTTATTGTAGAAGAGAATATGGTATATGCACATTAGACTTTCGAGCGTTTAGCTCACCATCCAGTGGCGTtactgccacagctgccactgAGCCTGCGCTGCAGCCAGCCAAGAAGGAC
This genomic interval from Paralichthys olivaceus isolate ysfri-2021 chromosome 7, ASM2471397v2, whole genome shotgun sequence contains the following:
- the atp6v1e1a gene encoding V-type proton ATPase subunit E 1a: MALTDADVQKQIKHMMAFIEQEANEKVEEIDARAEEEFNIEKGRLVQTQRVKIMGHYEKKEKQIEQHKKIQMSNLMNQARLKVLKARDDMIGDLLNEARQRLAEIAKDPARYCTLLEGLILQGFYQLLEPKVTIRCRQQDVEMVQAAVNKTIPIYKEAVKKNIDVRIDQDRFLSSEICGGVEAYNDNGKIKVSNTLESRLELMAHQMMPEVRVNLFGANPNRKFTD